One Euphorbia lathyris chromosome 1, ddEupLath1.1, whole genome shotgun sequence DNA segment encodes these proteins:
- the LOC136228908 gene encoding adenylate kinase 4 yields MANLEDVPSVNLMTELLRRMKCSSKPDKRLILIGPPGSGKGTQSPIIKDEFCLCHLATGDMLRAAVAAKTPLGIKAKEAMNKGELVSDDLVVGIIDEAMKKPSCQKGFILDGFPRTVVQAQKLDEMLEKQGSKVDKVLNFAIDDAILEERITGRWIHPSSGRTYHTKFAPPKVPGVDDVTGEPLIQRKDDTAAVLKSRLEAFHKQTEPVIDYYKKKNVVAELHAEKPPKEVTVEVQKAIS; encoded by the exons ATGGCTAACTTGGAAGACGTGCCATCTGTGAATCTCATGACGGAGCTCCTCCGCCGTATGAAGTGCTCTTCTAAGCCCGACAAGCGCCTCATTCTCATCG GTCCACCTGGATCAGGTAAAGGTACTCAATCACCAATCATTAAGGATGAGTTCTGCTTATGTCATTTGGCTACTGGTGATATGTTGAGAGCAGCAGTTGCTGCTAAAACCCCTCTTGGTATTAAGGCTAAAGAGGCTATGAACAAG GGAGAACTTGTTTCTGATGACTTAGTTGTTGGCATTATAGATGAAGCAATGAAGAAACCTTCATGTCAGAAAGGTTTCATTCTTGATGGATTTCCTAGAACCGTGGTCCAAGCACAGAAG CTTGATGAGATGCTTGAAAAGCAGGGATCTAAAGTTGATAAAGTGCTCAATTTTGCAATTGACGATGCTATTTTGGAGGAAAGAATTACTGGTCGCTGGATCCACCCTTCGAGTGGTAGAACCTACCATACCAAATTTGCACCTCCCAAGGTTCCTGGGGTAGATGAT GTAACTGGCGAGCCATTGATACAACGCAAAGATGATACTGCTGCAGTTCTTAAGTCAAGGCTGGAGGCATTCCACAAGCAAACTGAACCG GTGATTGACTACTACAAGAAGAAGAACGTTGTTGCAGAGCTCCATGCAGAGAAACCTCCCAAAGAGGTCACAGTTGAGGTTCAGAAAGCCATTTCATGA